A segment of the Crassostrea angulata isolate pt1a10 chromosome 10, ASM2561291v2, whole genome shotgun sequence genome:
GCACATTCTTCATCCAATAGGCACTGAATGCATGGGTGTAGTGTAAGGCATTTATGGCCAAGGGGAAAATGTGTCTGAAGTTTACACAGAGGTTGGCTATATCACCTAGCTGCAGGTCtatagctcccggtctgaaaaaaagtTGGATGGAAAGACCTGCAGCTTGCTATCACCCTGATATCTGACATGGATACTTTGTTCAAGGTCACACTCCTTACCTTCCGGCAGATGTTTGGTAAAGtctgagccagattgggccaaggaaAGAGAAATCATGATCAAAATATGGAACTCAccaagatctgctatgaccttgacctgTGATACATAATTTTGGTTCAAGATCAATGCACATCCTAGGAGAAGTATTAGTGAGATACAGTAGGGCCAGTGGATGAGAATAACATATGCATGGTTCCCCACAAGGGTTTTACATATAGGTTTGCTTTGACTTACACATTTGGTTCAGGGTTACTGCACCTTTTATCCAAAGGCATGTACTAGTCTCGGGTTCAAGTATGAACCAGATTTAGCAAAGTAGAGTGAGAATGTGCTCAGTACAGTAATGTCAGTTACACAGATGGACTGATCACTGCAGAGTAGGTCcctaaataacaatatttttaggACCCTGCACTGCATACTGACTTAGTATACTTTTTGGTAAGTAAGATGATCTTGCATCTGATGTAAAAAATCTACAGTTTATGTTATAATTGTAGGGTAATTGAATCAAGTTTTTCTGTCTGAACTTTAGATAAGACCAACATACACCAGTATATCATTTGAAAACTTAGTTGGCAAGCACTTTCCTCGCGTAACTACACTGTAGagacaatttttatttattagtatatattaatactttttgtcttttcatatttttactgATATTAAATACTGGCACTCACCTTTTCTTTGCAACTAGATAGCATACTGACTACGCTCAAGCAGACAGACTGAACAGAGAGAGCAGGGGACCAATCGTCTGTCAGTATGGACAGACATATATGACCATTACTGTAAACATGTGGATGTAAAGGTATGTTTCCTCCAATGAACATcacctaaaatttaaaaaaaatcaccaagAATTACCGGAATGTCTATAACActgatattttctattttaatcaatcgtaatttaaattaatgtaataACCCTAACCTGTGGGGAGTCAAAGGGATATCTTGAACCAAATTTAAAAGCAAGTTGAAACTTCTCCCCTTCAAATAAAGTACCTGGGGCTCCATCTAAATCAACGATCCATCTGCAAATAAGAatagtgaaaatatattttttttaatagatttt
Coding sequences within it:
- the LOC128166383 gene encoding ubiquitin-conjugating enzyme E2 W-like isoform X2, whose protein sequence is MASMEKRLQKELQALLKDPPSGVKVDAQSIYRNLSEWIVDLDGAPGTLFEGEKFQLAFKFGSRYPFDSPQVMFIGGNIPLHPHVYSNGHICLSILTDDWSPALSVQSVCLSVVSMLSSCKEKKRPPDDSFYVKTCSKNPKKTRWWYHDDTV
- the LOC128166383 gene encoding ubiquitin-conjugating enzyme E2 W-like isoform X1, with the protein product MASMEKRLQKELQALLKDPPSGVKVDAQSIYRNLSEWIVDLDGAPGTLFEGEKFQLAFKFGSRYPFDSPQVMFIGGNIPLHPHVYSNGHICLSILTDDWSPALSVQSVCLSVVSMLSSCKEKKRPPDDSFYVKTCSKNPKKTRWWYHGKEQHSITVIILF